One window from the genome of Elaeis guineensis isolate ETL-2024a chromosome 5, EG11, whole genome shotgun sequence encodes:
- the LOC105045918 gene encoding probable staphylococcal-like nuclease CAN1 isoform X1 produces MGNAVIKFLRGDCNLSIPPDEPQSLGPHGVTKATVGLSALAQDLFNFDITSQVPEGLSRHVVSSKKAQAIWYKKLLQAWKESKPPPKTPEEAASLVIRTLKQTQNADIEGLLAFYGLPSPQIPAETSSASSSLPEGVKFKLHTLPVDARAVVDGDGLSVYVDTKDPRESASVPLEIHEAAIARSSARAAKNYSEADALHKTIINAGYRVIKGPNNEQILAKKYRIRLRGIDAPEGPMPYGKEAKDELVKLIQGKKLEIHAYGQDKYDRCVGDVYCDGVFVQEQLLKRGCAWHYVTHEQRPEFSKWEKAARNARRGLWALPDPEEPWKWRKDRGNGAWRAANVPVQVH; encoded by the exons TATCAAATTTCTCAGGGGAGACTGCAACCTATCCATACCTCCTGATGAGCCCCAATCCTTGGGTCCCCATGGGGTGACAAAGGCCACCGTTGGCCTCTCTGCTCTAGCTCAAGATCTCTTCAACTTTGACATCACCTCTCAG GTTCCGGAGGGACTGAGCCGCCATGTGGTCTCCTCCAAGAAAGCACAAGCTATTTG GTACAAGAAGCTATTACAGGCATGGAAGGAATCCAAACCACCACCAAAAACACCAGAAGAAGCAGCGAGTCTTGTTATCCGGACTTTGAAGCAAACTCAGAATGCAGACATTGAG ggTCTCTTGGCTTTCTATGGACTTCCTTCTCCCCAAATTCCTGCAGAAACCTCCAGTGCTTCATCATCATTGCCTGAGGGAGTGAAATTTAAACTGCATACACTGCCC GTTGATGCAAGAGCCGttgttgatggagatggtttATCTGTGTACGTGGACACAAAAGACCCAAGAGAGTCAGCCAGTGTGCCACTAGAAATACATGAGGCAGCCATCGCGAGAAGCAGCGCTCGTGCTGCAAAAAACTACTCAGAGGCAGATGCACTTCACAAGACCATCATAAATGCAGGATATAG AGTTATCAAAGGTCCAAACAATGAGCAGATCCTAGCAAAGAAATATCGAATTAGGCTGAG GGggattgatgcaccagaaggccCAATGCCTTATGGGAAGGAGGCTAAGGATGAACTGGTTAAGCTCATTCAGGGGAAGAAGTTAGAAATCCATGCATATGGCCAAGATAAATATGATCGATGTGTTGGAGATGTTTATTGCGACGGTGTATTCGTGCAG GAGCAACTGCTGAAGAGAGGCTGTGCGTGGCATTATGTAACCCATGAGCAACGCCCTGAATTCTCAAAA TGGGAAAAAGCTGCACGCAATGCACGGAGAGGTCTGTGGGCTTTACCAGACCCTGAGGAACCATGGAAATGGAGAAAAGATAGAGGCAATGGTGCATGGAGAGCAGCCAATGTCCCAGTGCAGGTTCACTAA
- the LOC105045918 gene encoding uncharacterized 38.1 kDa protein isoform X2, protein MGNAVIKFLRGDCNLSIPPDEPQSLGPHGVTKATVGLSALAQDLFNFDITSQVPEGLSRHVVSSKKAQAIWYKKLLQAWKESKPPPKTPEEAASLVIRTLKQTQNADIEGLLAFYGLPSPQIPAETSSASSSLPEGVKFKLHTLPVDARAVVDGDGLSVYVDTKDPRESASVPLEIHEAAIARSSARAAKNYSEADALHKTIINAGYRVIKGPNNEQILAKKYRIRLRGIDAPEGPMPYGKEAKDELVKLIQGKKLEIHAYGQDKYDRCVGDVYCDGVFVQWEKAARNARRGLWALPDPEEPWKWRKDRGNGAWRAANVPVQVH, encoded by the exons TATCAAATTTCTCAGGGGAGACTGCAACCTATCCATACCTCCTGATGAGCCCCAATCCTTGGGTCCCCATGGGGTGACAAAGGCCACCGTTGGCCTCTCTGCTCTAGCTCAAGATCTCTTCAACTTTGACATCACCTCTCAG GTTCCGGAGGGACTGAGCCGCCATGTGGTCTCCTCCAAGAAAGCACAAGCTATTTG GTACAAGAAGCTATTACAGGCATGGAAGGAATCCAAACCACCACCAAAAACACCAGAAGAAGCAGCGAGTCTTGTTATCCGGACTTTGAAGCAAACTCAGAATGCAGACATTGAG ggTCTCTTGGCTTTCTATGGACTTCCTTCTCCCCAAATTCCTGCAGAAACCTCCAGTGCTTCATCATCATTGCCTGAGGGAGTGAAATTTAAACTGCATACACTGCCC GTTGATGCAAGAGCCGttgttgatggagatggtttATCTGTGTACGTGGACACAAAAGACCCAAGAGAGTCAGCCAGTGTGCCACTAGAAATACATGAGGCAGCCATCGCGAGAAGCAGCGCTCGTGCTGCAAAAAACTACTCAGAGGCAGATGCACTTCACAAGACCATCATAAATGCAGGATATAG AGTTATCAAAGGTCCAAACAATGAGCAGATCCTAGCAAAGAAATATCGAATTAGGCTGAG GGggattgatgcaccagaaggccCAATGCCTTATGGGAAGGAGGCTAAGGATGAACTGGTTAAGCTCATTCAGGGGAAGAAGTTAGAAATCCATGCATATGGCCAAGATAAATATGATCGATGTGTTGGAGATGTTTATTGCGACGGTGTATTCGTGCAG TGGGAAAAAGCTGCACGCAATGCACGGAGAGGTCTGTGGGCTTTACCAGACCCTGAGGAACCATGGAAATGGAGAAAAGATAGAGGCAATGGTGCATGGAGAGCAGCCAATGTCCCAGTGCAGGTTCACTAA